CTATAATGGGCACGAATCTGTCGATACATGTCGGAGTTGGTGCGATGCGTCGTCGCTGGCGTTCCAATCCAATCTTCATACTTTTCATCAGCTTGATTGCCTGCGCTTTGCTCATTGGTCTGAGCGCATCAGGTCTATCACGCCCATTCGAAGGCATTGCCGCAGCGCCTTTGAATTTCCTCACGGGTATCTTCAACCGTGTGACGCTGACGATCAACAATGCCCTTGGAGAAAGCTCCGATGTGCGCGCAATGCGCGAACGCATTTATGAGCTTGAAGAACAACTTGCCATCATCCAGGCGGATAATATCCAACTGCGCGAAATCTCAAATGACTATGAGCGACTCTCGGACTTGCTCTCATATACGTCCGCTGCGCAGAATCAGGAATTCGTCACCGCAGAAGTACTGGGGCTAGATCCACAAGCCAGTGTGCGCAGTATCATCATCAATCAAGGCACACGCAGCGGCCTCGAAGTCGGTATGCCTGTCGTCACTCAGTTGGGGCTAGTAGGCCGCATCATTGATGTGAGCGCCAACGCGGCCAACGTCCAGCTCGTCACGGATTCTAACAGCGCTATCAGTGGTCGGCTTGAAAATTCCCGCGCGGAAGGCAGCGTCGTTGGGCGCGGCCTCATCAATGGCACACTGGAGATGGAACATATCCAGGTTGATACAGAAATTACAGAAGGTGAACTCGTCGTCACATCTGGCCTGGGCGGTAATCTGCCAGCAGATCTCGTCATCGGCCAGGTAACGAGTTACCGTGACTTTGAATTTGAGCTTTCCCAAACAGCCCAGTTGCGCAGCTTGATCGACTTCAATACGTTAGAATTCGTGCTGGTTATCACCAACTTCGAACCAGCAGATATATCCGTCTTCGAAGAAGAAACGGATGTGGCACCTTAGTTATGGGTTATTATCTGAGTCTGCCGATTCTGATCATTGCGGCGGCGTTGCAATCCAGCGTGATGCCTCAACTACGCATCGCAGGTGGCGCGCCAGATCTGGTGCTCCTGTTAGTCCTCCTGTGGGCGATCCATGCTCCCTTGAACGAAGCCATCTTCTGGGCTTTCTTAGGAGGGCTTTCGCAGGATTTGCTCTCTGTGATGCCGTTAGGGTCTTCTGTGATAGGCATGCTGATTATGATCTTCTTCATCAAGCGGCTGAGTCTCCAGCTATATCGTGTGAACATCGTACTTGTGGCAGGTTATGTGCTGCTGGGGACGATTGTGCAGACGATCATCACGCAGATTATCCTGTTTTTGATGGGGCTAGGGCTTTCTATAGGAGATGCATTCCAGTATGTGCTGATGCCGACTCTGTTTTATCAGTTGGTATTTCTGGTACCTGTTTATCTTGTGATACGGGGTATTCAACGCGCCATCTATCCT
The Phototrophicus methaneseepsis DNA segment above includes these coding regions:
- the mreC gene encoding rod shape-determining protein MreC, producing MRRRWRSNPIFILFISLIACALLIGLSASGLSRPFEGIAAAPLNFLTGIFNRVTLTINNALGESSDVRAMRERIYELEEQLAIIQADNIQLREISNDYERLSDLLSYTSAAQNQEFVTAEVLGLDPQASVRSIIINQGTRSGLEVGMPVVTQLGLVGRIIDVSANAANVQLVTDSNSAISGRLENSRAEGSVVGRGLINGTLEMEHIQVDTEITEGELVVTSGLGGNLPADLVIGQVTSYRDFEFELSQTAQLRSLIDFNTLEFVLVITNFEPADISVFEEETDVAP
- the mreD gene encoding rod shape-determining protein MreD; the encoded protein is MGYYLSLPILIIAAALQSSVMPQLRIAGGAPDLVLLLVLLWAIHAPLNEAIFWAFLGGLSQDLLSVMPLGSSVIGMLIMIFFIKRLSLQLYRVNIVLVAGYVLLGTIVQTIITQIILFLMGLGLSIGDAFQYVLMPTLFYQLVFLVPVYLVIRGIQRAIYPRPGSRL